A segment of the Triticum urartu cultivar G1812 chromosome 1, Tu2.1, whole genome shotgun sequence genome:
ATGAGCGACGGGCGGCGGCCGTGGAACAGCAGCACGAGCAGGAGCTCGCCTCGGCAGGCCACGACGTGCACCGCACGCACGCTGTCCTTCCAGTACTTGCGGGTCTCCCACGACTCCGACGCCTGATTAGGGCTCATGCCGAAGCACCGGAGGAGCACGGGAGGGGACGCCGTGCCGAGCTTGAGATCGTAGATGGACACGTTAGACATGCCGTCGATGCAGTATATGTTCCCCGCATGGAACTCGACGCTGTGGAGTTCCGCGCAAGGAACCTTGGCCGGGCCGCTCCAGGCGGCGTCCCCGGGCCGCCAGAAGAAGAGGATGTGCGCCTCGGGCCATCTGTGCTTGGTCGCGACGGCCATCCAGTGCGACGACTCGAGCGGGTCGCTGGAGAGGAAGACCTGGAAGACCGGGGACAGGCATGGAAGCGGGATCTCGGTGCCGGAGTGGGGCTCCCACATCACGAGCCGCGTGGGGGACCGGACGTCGTCCGCAAGGGCGAACCAGCCGCGGGGCGTGCCGCAGCAGTACGGGAGGCCGGGTGGGGCCGCCTTGAAGTCGACGCCCGGGACGCCGCGAGGGAGCTGGAGGGAGTACTCGCCGACTGGGCTCAGTCCGTCGGGGGCCTGTCGGGCGGCGACGACCCACGGGCGGTAGGCGGCCGGAGGAGAAATTGAGGCTCGCCAGTGGGCGCATACCTGGTGGGCGTGGAGCTGGTCTGCGTCGGTGTTCAGGCGACCCGAGATCTCATTGAGAATATCGGCGGGGAGGGAGGACCAGCCGGCGGCCATCGCCGCTTCTCTTTTTCAGTTCGGCGTGCCTGATCTATTACCGGCGGGGTTTCCAGCTGTTTTGTGTAAAACCCCGTATTCCTTCATACGTGTAGCATTATTGTTTATCGAGGCACAGTAATCGTTTGATACGGTTTCTAGTTAGTTTGATTCGGCTTCTGGTTGGGCAAAAGGTGGTGCGTCGGATATGAACTCGATTAAGAATCTACTCAGACTGGCAAACTTAACATTGATAATGTTTAGATTTGTTTACAACACatttagatgtattttagttatTGTATAAAATCAAGAATAAAAGAGATGGTCTCACAGGCCTTTATGTTGTAAAGCTGGATATCCACAAGGCCTATGATAGAGTCGTATGAATTtttcaagaaatatgatataataacAAAACTGGGGTTCCATGATCATGGGTTAATCTGATTATGAATTGTGTGAGTTCAGTTAAATACACAATCAGGTACAACTCCAAGAAACTGAGAGCTTTTTACCTATCAGTTTACGGCCTGATAACATAATTTCTCCGGAACAGAGCGCTTTTGTCCCTTTGCGGATGACTACGGATAATGTGTTAATTGCTTTTGAGTGCATTCACTTTATTCAGCAGGAgaaaggccctgataagagcttTTGTGCTTATAAGCTAGATTTGTCTAAGTGACGGTGTCCTAAATAAGGGGGTACTAATCCAGTCGGCCCATTCTCCTCGGGTTGGGCCGATGGGCCCTCATTCGTGGTCAAAATGGACTCCGGAGGCCCTACACAGGAGGCGTGATCAAGACTACCTCCACCAAAGACTTGACGTATACTCCAACATCTCTGTTGCCGCCTTGCTCCTAGATACCGACCTTGTAACCCTAAATACCCTCACTGGCGTGTATATAAAGCCAAAGGGTTTAGCCCGTAGAGGGGACATCAACGCAAAATCATTCACCTAGCCCTAGAGTTAGACCAcacattacgatctcgaggtagatcaactctgtactcGATACATCTTCATCAATGTAAACAAGAGCAGGGCGTAGTGTTTTACCttcatagagagggcccgaacctggataaacatcgTTTCCTTCGTTTGTGTTACCCTCGATCCGAgatccacagctcgggaccccctaccctgAGGTCTGTTGGTTTCACACCGACACTGGTACtctcattgagagttccattgtgcgATCACcagaaggatcgatggctcacCTGCAGATCAACTACGCCAACGGCCATGGGAGTGTTTACGCCCCCGGCCAACTTTTTTGTGTTCGGCAGCATGGTCTTTTTCGCCAACTCGACAGGTCATCTGGCCTCTGTCGAGAACTACGCCCCAGGTCGGATCATGACCTTCGGTGGCCTCGAATACACCGCGGATTCCCGCGACAAACTTGTCCTGTCGGGATGGGCCCCTAGCCAAATTGAGAGCTCGTCCAGCCCCGGAGGCTCGACTACAGAGCCGATTCCCGTCACGCTGTCGCTAGAGACCCCCGACGCAACCACTTCGGCCAGTCTCCTTCCGATCTCCAGTCCGGACGTAGATCTGGCTCCCACCTCTAAAATTACGCCAGGGTTAGAACTTACCTCGGCGCAGAGTCCGGATTCACTCCCAGATCCCCTTCGCGCCGAAGACGCGTCAAGTTATACATCTGGCATACTTTGAGTCAGCCCCGCTTACAACCAAGAGATGAATCCCCAAGAGCTGCCTCACCTCAATGAGATGCTCGATCGTATCCAAAGCATGTCCATCTTGGACTGCAAGACTTGTGTTTATGATCAGATTAGACTTAAAGCCGACGATTGAGAAATTtacatcccacccaccacccacctaGTCGCCAcggtcgatgacttaaccgatgTGCTAGACTACAGCGAGGCCATGGACAAGGATGAAGAGGCCGATGGCCCCACAGAAAACACCTTGCCTCTGGTAAACAACGGCAGGTGGACTGCTACATCTAGCTACGATGtctacatggtggacaccccgaATTCCCCTTAACGTGGCTAGACTGCGTTGATATTTCCCCAaaaaggaagggatgatgcatcacagctatggtaagtatttccctcagttgtgaaaccaaggtatcaatccagtaggagaaccaagcaacactatgtaaacggtacctgcacacaaagaacaaatacttgcaacccgacgcgtaagaggggttgtcaatccctcctcggGAAAAAAGATAGATTGGTTTGTATGAGTTTAATAAATAGATCTCGCAagaacacaaaataaaataagtaaagaAAAAGTGCAGTAAGGTAtattttttgggtttttggaataatagatctgaaaataagtATGGCAACAAATAGATcggaaagcaaatatgataaaagatagacccggggccg
Coding sequences within it:
- the LOC125532847 gene encoding uncharacterized protein LOC125532847 — protein: MAAGWSSLPADILNEISGRLNTDADQLHAHQVCAHWRASISPPAAYRPWVVAARQAPDGLSPVGEYSLQLPRGVPGVDFKAAPPGLPYCCGTPRGWFALADDVRSPTRLVMWEPHSGTEIPLPCLSPVFQVFLSSDPLESSHWMAVATKHRWPEAHILFFWRPGDAAWSGPAKVPCAELHSVEFHAGNIYCIDGMSNVSIYDLKLGTASPPVLLRCFGMSPNQASESWETRKYWKDSVRAVHVVACRGELLLVLLFHGRRPSLMEVYRPAWTPAEWPFRVGERVTDLGDYALFLGCGDAVALSAKEYPAIRGNCVYYLVHNLPKYRKHWAMVYEIASHTIHMNDLRTMPSLRIS